Part of the Rhodospirillales bacterium genome, ATGTTGCCGTGCAGCAGGCCAGGGCGGGTTCGCAAACGGCACCGGGCCCGGTTCGGCAACGAAGCCGAATGGCCGGGACGGACGTCGGGGAACGAGCGGCCCGGGCCGGCTCAGAGGATCTGAGCCATGCAATTACTGCATACCATGGTCGCAAAAGTTCGCACGGATATTTCTGAAATCTGCTGAGTTTTGGGCATTGCTCATCATGCAGAAATTGCATGACTTCCTTGACTCCTTTTCGATGCAGGTGGAGCGTGTATGGCTTGGAAAAGGCCTGCACCTGACCGATCCGGCAACGGGGCATGGCCTCGGACGGAATTGATCCGTGAAGACAAGCACGATCGTGGCATTGCTGATGGCCGTCGTCATCGTGGCGGGGCTCGGGGTTTGGGGCACCGTTTGGTGGCAGGAGCGCCGCCATTTCGAGGTCACCGACAACGCCTACGTGCGCGGCAGCATCACGATGATTGCTTCCCGCATCAGCGGCTATGTCACCGAAGTACCTCCGCCGACGCACACGCATGTCCATCCCGGCGACGTGCTGGCGGTGTTCGAAACCGAGCCCCTGGAAGCGGTTGTGGACGAGCGGCGAGCGAGTGTCGAGGTGGCCTCGGCAGCCATGTCCGCTGCCCTCGCCGAGGTGGAAGCCGCCAACGCCGCAGGTGCCGCCGTGGCCGGCCACCGGGTTACGACCGAAGCCCGCAAGGTGGCGAAGCAGGTTGAAGTGCGCAGCGCTGAGGCCCGGGCGGCTTCGCTGGAGGCCGAGCGCGACCACGCAGCCATGGACGCCGAGCGGGCGGAGACCTTGTACGACGCGCGTTCAATCAGCCGCAGCGGTCTGGATGACGCCAGGACCCGGCTGGTGCGCGCCGAACACGATCTCCAGGCCGCCATCGCTGACGCCGCCAAGCTCCGCAGCGAGCTTCTGGTGCTCGATGCCGAGATCGCCGAGCTGGACGCGGAGGCCACGGAACGCGAAGCCAACCTGAGCCGGGCGAACGCCCGCCACCAGAGTGCCGCCGCCGCACTCGAAAGCGCGAAGGCCAAGCTGGAGGCGGCGGAACTGGACTTGGCGTCGACCGAAGTGCGCGCGCCGATCGAGGGTTTCATCGCCAACCAGACGGTTGAGCCGGGCTTCTACATCGAGGAAGGCTGGCCGATGATGGCAGTGGTGCCGCTGCACAGCATCTGGGTTACGGCCAATTTCAAGGAAACGCAGCTGGAACGGCTGCGCGTCGGGCAGGAAGTGCGAATCGAGGTCGATGCGTTCCCGGACCATCCGATCACCGGCCACATCCTGAGTTTCGCGCCGGCAAGTGCCGCGTCGTTCTCGCTGCTGCCGCCGCAAAA contains:
- a CDS encoding HlyD family secretion protein, whose protein sequence is MKTSTIVALLMAVVIVAGLGVWGTVWWQERRHFEVTDNAYVRGSITMIASRISGYVTEVPPPTHTHVHPGDVLAVFETEPLEAVVDERRASVEVASAAMSAALAEVEAANAAGAAVAGHRVTTEARKVAKQVEVRSAEARAASLEAERDHAAMDAERAETLYDARSISRSGLDDARTRLVRAEHDLQAAIADAAKLRSELLVLDAEIAELDAEATEREANLSRANARHQSAAAALESAKAKLEAAELDLASTEVRAPIEGFIANQTVEPGFYIEEGWPMMAVVPLHSIWVTANFKETQLERLRVGQEVRIEVDAFPDHPITGHILSFAPASAASFSLLPPQNASGNFVKVVQRVPVKIRFQTPEALTNRIVPGMSVVVAVDTRTAPQGAALAERTP